A region of the Calditrichota bacterium genome:
GCCGTACGTAGGACTCATCATCACCAATTGCATCATCATGGGACGCGCGGAGACCTATGCTTCCTCCAATCCTCCCGGTCGCGCCTTCTTGGACGCCTTGGGCGTGGGCCTTGGCTATGCCATGTCGCTCATCATAGTCGCCTTTGTGCGCGAACTTCTGGGGTTCGGCACACTGTTCGACCACCGCGTGCTCGGTAGCTGGTGGGAGCCATGGGTCATCATGGTGATGGCGCCAGGGGCGTTCATCGTCTTGGGTCTGTACATTTGGCTGTTGCGCGGCTTTCAGATGCGGAAGTAGCGCGCAAGGTAGCCTGCGTTCAAGGGAGACGCGCATGAGCCCGTACGTTATCTTCTTCGCCGCCATCTTCACCAACAACATCGCCTTGACCTACTTCTTGGGCATGTGTCCTTTCATAGCCGTATCGCGCGACCTAAAGACGGCAACGGGCATGGGTATCGCGGTCATCTTCGTGATGTCGCTTACGGCGCTTTTTGCCTGGCCGGTGTATCATTGGCTCCTTGTGCCCTACCACGTGCAATACTTGCAATTGGTGAGTTTCATCATCATCATCGCGGCGTTGGTGCAAGTGGTGGAGATGATCATCGAACGCTTCTCGCCCACGCTGTACATCAACATGGGAGTGTTTTTGCCGCTTATCACGGTGAACTGCGCCATCCTCGGCCTTGCGCTCTTCATGATCTTGCGCAACTACTCTTTCATTCAGAGCATGGCCTACGCCGTGGGGAGCGGCATCGGGTGGCTGGTGGTGATCGTGGCGATGGCCGGCATCCGCACCAAGTTGG
Encoded here:
- the rsxE gene encoding electron transport complex subunit RsxE; protein product: MWADNPTFRMVLGICSALAVTNKLTNTLAMCIAVIFVTTASSVTVSLLRRAIPRRVRMAVYTLIIATYVVFVDQYLKAFYPAISEAMGPYVGLIITNCIIMGRAETYASSNPPGRAFLDALGVGLGYAMSLIIVAFVRELLGFGTLFDHRVLGSWWEPWVIMVMAPGAFIVLGLYIWLLRGFQMRK
- a CDS encoding NADH:ubiquinone reductase (Na(+)-transporting) subunit E (Part of the NQR complex which consists of NqrA, NqrB, NqrC, NqrD, NqrE and NqrF; NQR complex catalyzes the reduction of ubiquinone-1 to ubiquinol by two successive reactions, coupled with the transport of Na(+) ions from the cytoplasm to the periplasm; NqrE is probably involved in the second step, the conversion of ubisemiquinone to ubiquinol.), which produces MSPYVIFFAAIFTNNIALTYFLGMCPFIAVSRDLKTATGMGIAVIFVMSLTALFAWPVYHWLLVPYHVQYLQLVSFIIIIAALVQVVEMIIERFSPTLYINMGVFLPLITVNCAILGLALFMILRNYSFIQSMAYAVGSGIGWLVVIVAMAGIRTKLVFAKVPKALEGPGITMIIAGLMALGFMGFAGIVNLQ